A genomic segment from Sander vitreus isolate 19-12246 chromosome 3, sanVit1, whole genome shotgun sequence encodes:
- the srsf7a gene encoding serine and arginine rich splicing factor 7a, with protein sequence MSHYSSSRSSSRATDCKVYVGDLGNGAAKGELERAFSYYGPLRTVWVARNPPGFAFVEFEDARDAEDAVKGMDGKVLCGSRVRVELSTGLSRKGRGRPSRRQFDPNDRCYQCGDRGHYAYDCYRFSKRGGRRSRSRSHSRSRSRSRGRRYRSRSHSRSRSHSRSRRRSPSYSRRRSRSGSPARSKSRTPVRSRSRSRSGSAPRRRSPSRSRSRSPAANHKRNSRSRTASPHRSPTPADD encoded by the exons ATGTCACACTATTCATCCTCCCGTAGTTCGTCTCGGGCAACCGACTGTAAAGTGTACGTGGGTGACTTGGGCAATGGTGCTGCCAAGGGGGAGCTGGAGCGAGCATTCAGTTATTATGGCCCACTGAGAACTGTCTGGGTGGCCCGAAACCCACCTGGGTTTGCCTTTGTGGAGTTTGAGGATGCCAGAGATGCAGAAGATGCTGTGAAAGGCATGGATGGAAA GGTCCTTTGTGGTTCCCGTGTTCGTGTGGAGCTGTCAACGGGCCTCTCCAGGAAGGGCCGTGGGCGCCCCAGCCGACGCCAGTTTGACCCCAATGATCGGTGTTACCAGTGTGGGGACCGGGGCCACTATGCCTATGACTGCTACCGCTTTAGCAAGCGAGGAGGCCGTCGCAGCAG GTCTCGATCCCACTCCAGGTCTAGATCCAGGTCCCGCGGGCGCCGTTATCGCTCTCGCTCCCACAGCCGTAGCCGTAGCCACAGCCG GAGCCGTCGTCGATCTCCATCCTATTCTAGACGCAGGAGCAG GTCTGGCTCTCCAGCCCGTTCCAAGTCCAGGACTCCAGTGAGAAG tCGTTCCAGATCTCGGTCCGGCTCTGCGCCCAGACGACGCTCTCCCTCCCGATCTCGCTCGCGATCTccagcagccaatcacaagaGGAACAG tCGTTCCCGTACAGCAAGTCCACACCGAAGCCCTACGCCCGCAGACGACTGA